A segment of the Meriones unguiculatus strain TT.TT164.6M chromosome 10, Bangor_MerUng_6.1, whole genome shotgun sequence genome:
ccgctccctcattccctcccaatccctccctccctccctcatctccaccctgcccctttccaagtccactgatgggggacctcctccccattcatctgatcctgttttatcaggtgtcttcaggactggctgcaaagtcctcctctgtggcctaacaggactgctcctcccttggtgggtggagaggtcaaagagccagctattgagttcctgttagaaatagtccttgttcctcttactataggaaaccaattggttactgagctaccacgggctacatctgagcagaggttctaggttatatccatacatggtccttggttgaatgtcagtctcagaaaagaccctgtgcccagatatattctaCCATCTATCTTGAGCTAGACTTGATCTGACATATGGGACCAGGACCTGAACTCATTGGAATAATgcattagttttctgttttcgttTTGCTCAAATGTTTTGCTAGGATGATGCCAAAACATCGATTCAACAATGCAGAGCAAAGTTAGAGAATAGCTTATTTTCCTGTTAGAGTCCAGCTGTAGTAAAAGAACACATATCCCTCATAAAACAAGAGAGGACTTAGGAAGCTGTGAGGAGGCAGGAACATGAGTATGTGTAAGAATGTGcgtgcatgcatatgcacacatgtatagaCATGTTTGCtcccaagacagacagacagagagagaggtagaTCAGAAATGGAATCAATGTTTTGATCATTTCTCTGCTTTGTCACAGTTCTTTGTTCTGCTGCTGATTATTCTCCTTGCCGAGGTGATCATAGCCATCCTGCTCTTTGTGTATGAACAAAAGGTAAGTTATGAAGAACATGGCCTGTTCTCTTATTGTTGAGATGGAGAACACAGTGGATAAAAAGTTAGTAAAACAAAATTAGTATTAAGTTATGCAAATTAAATGGTAGGATGAGAGGTTAATTGTAGTTGAGAGAAAGTTATTAATATTGTATTTGAATGATGCCTTGAAaggtaaatggagagaaaatgaaGTTTGTCTTTTTCCTGCCTACTTTTCTCTGTGCAGCTGGCAGTCTTCTCACTAAGATATGACCTTGGCTTTGgttgtactttttcttttctttgtgaaaCTATAATCCTGGAAGGATAAAAGTCCATTTATGTATATCTTCCTTTGATACTATAAAACCTTCAGCTTGTCTTCCTATATAGCCTCCCTTACCTTACTTTCCTAGGTTTGACTCCTTGAGAGATCTATATGGTCCACTAGAAATCTCTTATGTCTTTAATCCATCTTGTTTTTACTATGCCTTATTTGATGAAATATGATTTTCCCAGCTGAACACGCATGTAGCTGAGGGACTGAATGACAGCATTCAACATTATCACACAGACAACAGTACCATGAAGGCATGGGACTTCATCCAGTCAAATGTAAGTATATAAAAATTCTTGCTCAGATGAGTCAGACTGAACTCCCAGACTTAGTCCTCAGAAAGCAGTGTCCCTTTCCTAAAAACTTCAGACTCAAAGATCTTCAGTTCCGAAGTCAAAAGTAATGTCTTTGCTCTCACAGGCTGGAGAGTTTAAGAGTTAATTCAATTGGTACAAATTTTCCTATATTCTATTTCATTCTTTACCAACTCATATAATATCATTACTTTAGGCCTAATAAGATGAAAAGAAGACCTAAATGAATCATATTGGAGTAGTCaacatatttttcaaaattttattaaaatagcagtaaaataaacctcttttaaattcctaagtcacaaaaattatatattttttttacctACTGCTCTAATGTCACATTCTCTACTCTTCTTCTCTATCCATGAACATATATCAACTCTTCATTCTTGCCTTAGAAAGTTAGGGGACACCAGCACTAggggagtctgaggcaggtggatctccatgcgttcaaggtcagtctggtttacaaagtccaggacagctagtccaggacagccaaggttacacagagaaaccctgccttgaaaaaaaaacaaaaggaaaaaaaaagaaaaaaaaaggttagggGACAAATATGGGCTAGAGAACCTTGCAAAGACATGACGTAGGTCTCAAAAAGTATCATCATTACCCATGATGGATTAATATGGAGTAGCTAATAACAACATAGGAAATTATAACATAAAAACAAGAATGGGAGGACTTGTTTGTTTCATGCAACGTCAAAACCTCTCTAGATTTCAAAttacttgtttgtttaaatttagaTTAGACATCCTGTTTAATTTCAGACACACaacaaagtgaaaaacaaaacaaaggaaaataaatctcTTGATATAAGTCATCAACTTTATATTGATCTTTGTCACTGTCACTTCATTTAATCCCCTAAACATATTTCTGGAATAttctaaagcaaataaaatactgAACCTTATATCATCTCACCCACTAAATATCACTACAGAGTCTGGCTCAGGGGTTAACAGCATTTTTTGCTTtgccagaggatctgagttttgCTATAGAATATACATGGCTGCCCACAACTTCCTGGAGCTgcaattccaaaggatctgaaGCCTTTTTATGGCTTCTACATGTTCTTGCATAAATGTAGGGAACATAGAgtctctcacatacatacatacacacacacaaataaataaatcatcaaaTGTCATTAACGGTCTATATTCCAATTATTCTAATTTTCTCAAACATTTTCAACTGATTTGAACAAACCGAGACCTGAAAAAGATGTCTCAAAACTTCCTTTACTCTGTAACGGTATCCCACTTTTTAatgttatatgtatatgaataaaaaataattgctATTGTGATATAAAAATTACTGTCCTATAGATTCCACCACTTTCTGTATCTATCTGGTTTATTCCCATAGGTATTTTGATGTCAAGAACCCTGTTTTCCAGTACTGTGAATCTAGAAAGCTGATGaagtctttctcctctcttttttaaagtaatattcCGTTAAGAATGTCATACAATGTATTCTGGTCATATTCATCCCTCAATTCTTCCCAGATATACCCCCAATTCCCTACTCAACCAAATTTGTGTcctcattttatttataaacCCACTGAGTTCAGTTAGTGCTGCCTATAGATATTTGGGTGGGGGCATGCCCTATGGTGTAGTTTACCTGCCAGTGGTTATACACTCAGGGAAAACTGGTTTCCTTCTTCCAGCAACAATCAGTTGCCAATAACCCCAGCTAGGGATGGGACCTTCTGCCCAATCTACCCTTCCTACTTGTTCTGGTTTTGTGAATGCTGTGAGTTTCCATAtagtcatccaccacctctgcctCTTTCTGCTCATTCTTCCACACATATCCACTCTGGGGCTGATTACCCCATACTTTCTTATTCTTTGCATattgaccagttgtgggtctctatattaCTCACCATCTACTAAAAATAGAAGCCTCCTTGATGATGATTCAGTGATGTACTCATCTATAGGTACAGTAATAAATCACTAGAAATTGATTCAAtattatgtccatttagcaaaatactAGTAGGTTCTCCCCAAAGGCCTATAACCACCTAGTCACAGATAATTGCCCCCCCCAATGATGCCAAGTGTCCCATTTAAACAATATGCTTTAAATCCATGCAGAAAGTTATTGGTTATACCACTGACATTTGTGTCATGATAGCTCTAGTAGTAGTATCTTGCTAGAATGTTCATTATTATTGCTCTCAGGGCTCGCAACTCTGTAATATTTATGAttacttttcttttccataaCTCGCACAGACTCTTCCAGCACTATAAAATCTATCCAGTAGGGATCAGGCTTCCAAATCAATACAGCTTGATCTCTCCATTATTTCATGATTCACATATGTGGTGGCTCCAGCAATAGGGTGTTATTGCCATATGTTCTGGAGGGTAACCAAGGTCATTAGCAATAGCTTGTACTATTTATGTGGCTATAGGAACTCAGTGGCCAACAACTCCAACAAAGGCTTATTTGTTAGTCTGTGGGGTCTAGTAGGGGCATTATTGTCCAGGTAGAGGATAACTccatttacatttgtgtgtgtatataaggaAATTTTTATGGTAGTATGTTTCTATATGGCTCTTTTAAAAGCTCTTTAGTGTTAGTTAGCCCTACCATTATTATGTTACTTATCCTGCTCTCCTATCTCCAACTCCACTTAAATATCTCCATTCCATTTATCTCCTGAGAGTATCTCTAGTCCCTTTTATTAATTTCCTGGCTTCTATCAATACTCCGAtttaaacaaataatataaacattCAAAAATGGCATTCATGTATAAAGAGAAAATAtgtgatgtttgtttttaatgagtcTAGGTTACTTTACTCTGGATGATTGTTTGTACctccattcatttacctgcaaatttcttaaTTTAACTTTTCTTAAGAACTAAatgatattccattgtataagtaTACTACATTTTCaatatccattcatcagttgatgggtatttttgctatttccattttctggctactGTGAATAGTGTAGCAAAAAAAATATGGATGAGCAACTATTTCTTTCATAGGATATAGAGACCTTTGGCTGTATGTCCAAGAATGGGTTAGCTGGATAAGTTTCTtctatatttaaaacaacaataGCTGCTACTTTCTGTTTTCTCATCTAGGCAGGTATCTAATTATCTTGTTTTCAATAATGTCAAGAATCAATGTGGTTAGACTTAGTTCTATGTTACAAGGTCTCTGGGCAGGAAGTACTTGATAGgtaaaatatataaatcaaaCATGTACTCTATACTTTGAAGAAGTCTcctgtgaataaattgtataacaTTCATGTGAACATTTAATTCCAAAGAGTCTGTAGCTGTAGACCAATTCTGATTTTTCTTCTCTGGAGTTAGATATGAATGATAAGCATACCCTTTTATATAATGTCCAGTTTCTATTTCGTTTTTCTGTTGAATTTCTAATCATTATGCTTGTGGGGACTTGGCTTTCAGCTGCACTGTTGTGGTGTAAATGGCTCAAGTGACTGGATCAGTGGTCCACCATCTTCCTGTCCACCAGGTGCAGACattcaggtaatttcgttggcaatTTTCCTGCTTGGCTTTCTTGTTCAAACTTTTAATTATTTCAGAAACAATGCCAGAAAGAACTTCAACCTTCCACCAAGAAACAACAAACTTTGGACActatcatcaacaacaacaacaaagagcagGGAAACAACCCCCAATAGAAGCTTCCAAAATCTTTAAGTAGGCTAATCTAGCTAAGAGATTGTGAAGAACATTTGTTACTCTattaagtgagtgtgtgtgtgtgtgtgtgtgtgtgtgtgtgtgtggtagtttGTGTAAAAATAGCTCAGAGAGATATTTATCTTGAACAAAAGGTAGTCCTTGTATTTAAAGTGTAATTTACAGGATTAAGGTAGAATGGCTTTTTTAGGTAACTGCTTGTCTTCTCTTCTTGGAGATGGCGCATCTGTTCCCTTTATGAGATGAGTTAAACATAAGCAGAGGAATGACAGCTTGAGAAAAAGAGTGTTTAGAAGCCACCTTCACTCTTAATTTTGTGTCTCACTCTACACTTTTCATGAAGAAAAGAATCATCATCCagtaaaacaagtaaactaagtACACTAAGATCTTGACCCCATGTTACCTTTTCCTAAGTTTGGAAGTTTACAGAGATATGAGgtccacaggggaaaaaaagaaaccatggcaACCACCAGTCAACAACTCTGGAATTTTTATAGGGTTATAATAGTGATTATTGGAGCAGATATTGATATGTAACTTGATCCAAAGATTCCAATACCTATAGTCCCATATGTTAATCTTAGATCAGCACTGAGTGTTGCTGAACATAACACAGAACATAAGGACATGTGTTTCTGACTTACCTCTTGGGAGCTAGTTTAACTCAGGAGATAAGACTTCTGTCTTACATGCCAGTATACTGATAATATTAGTAGAAATGTCTCTGATTTAATATTCTCTATTTTATGCCTGTTTCTTTAAACATgcaatggaaattaaaacataatATCTGATATGTCactgttttaaataaatacaaattaccATCCCAGATAACCTTATTGATAAAGTTTACAAAATGAATTGTGTCATTCATGCCTATATTTTTTCCTCTAGGGTTGCTATAATAAAGCAAAATCATGGTTTCACACCAACTTCTTATATATTGGAATCATTaccatctgtgtatgtgtgatacAGGTAAGACCTTGATCCCAGGATCCCTGTAAGAATTAAATGTGTTAAATCTTGCAGTCTTAGAACAGTACCAGGGAAGTAGAATGAGGCAATAAATGTCATACTATTCATTTGTTCGTCTAGCCAAGGAAAAAAGGATTATATTAATAATTCAATTTAAAGCACCCAGAAAATGTTTTAGGAATATATATCATCAACACATCCCTTAGAGATATGAACAGAATCCCACTTTAGTCACTAACGTAGTTGGTCTGGAAGTAATTATGATAAGACAGTTCACTTGAAAAATTGAGCTTTTATGTTAATAAGGAAAGGATGATGAAAATTATAATTACTTTTGCTTCGTGCTTATATGTGGCTGTGGTATTCATAACACTGTTTTCTACCCAAGTATTGGGCATATTACACATTACTTAAGACTTAGtcaagaaataaaaggaagaagaaagcaaaggaaacacAAGGCTTGGGTagagtttacttttttttcttatactgTTCAATAAGGACAACGTGACTACATTAACATAAGAACATTTTTAAGAGCTTCTAATtttctattatattattatgGTCCCTATTTCCTCTCTAATGCTATCCTTAAGCTTAAAGAGAGACATTCCTTAGGTGGGAATGATGCTTAGAGACTGTCACAATATGATGGAAATCTTGCTTTTCTGTGTTACCAATCTCCGGAACTGTGGGAGAAATGTTTTCTCATATGAAGACTTCACATTTTCTCAATTCTCTTCTCAGGTGCTGGGGATGTCCTTTGCATTGACACTGAATTGCCAGATTGACAAAACCAGTCAGGCCTTAGGTCTGTGACCTACAACTGCTGTCTGCTTAAGAGACTTATTTCACTCTGAAAATCCAAAGCACCCATAGCATGAGGCCCTAAACAATTACCTGCCTGACGGGCATTTTGGCTTCCTCTTATGTCTTCCTTGATTGGGTCTCTGTTTTATACATATCTAGAGAAGAGAATAGTTTTCATACACTTCCCATCTCAAAGCAGAAGACAATCATTCACCAACTGATAGCAGTAACCATATCCCTTAAAGATCGTGAAacctacctgtgtgtgtgtgtgtgtgtgtgtgtgtgtgcatgtgtgtgttttaacacGAGGGACAAAGAGAATCTGCAGTACCAGTGACCTGAGATCAGAGTACTGGCCCAGCCCCTGAGGTTAGCTGTGAGTTCTCAAAAGATAGGTACAAGTTTAAATGTTATATTGTTAGCAATTGTCAAATCAATCCTTAGCCTCAAATCATGCTATTTTCACATAGGAGACAAGATGAAGAAAATTCAAGAGTCAGACTTATTGGATAATTGACATACCCTGTTTTCCTTTGAACATAGGCCTTGGTAATAGGAATGATGCAGTGATATTTCATCGAAGGGAAACATTTCAATTTTTTGTTAAAATGACTTTGTTACATCCAttcatcaatccatccatccatacatctATCAAAGACTAATTAATTATTCCTATCCTTATTCAGCCAGTCTTAAAACTTTTGAATAACATAGTTGTAGAACCCAGAAGTACTAATAGCTCCAGTGTGTTAGCTAATAATCATATTCATGTTTTTTATTTCACTATTAAGTAAGGTTCTTTTAATGTACTATTTTAATTTGTGAATAAACAAAATAGTTTATAATGACTATTCATCAAACCTTTGACACATTTCTGATATTTTCATGTTTATGTTGTTATTTCACTATCAAATAAGGTTCTTTTAATGTACTATTTTAATCTGTGAATAAACAAAATAGTTTGACTATTCATCAAACCATTGACTCATTTCTGATATTTGTTAGAAAGCCAATATATTAGATAGCTATTTCTGTGTTAACAAATTAGTTCAACATGTAGTAGCTAAGAACCTATATACATCTgttttacttattgattgatttaaTGAGAGGAATTTGCTATGCAGCCCAAGTCTTGGTACTTGCTAAATAGCCCAAATTGGAACTAAACTCATGATtatcctgcttctaccttctgaATATTAAAATTACAAGTATATGTCACTATGTTTACTCAGGACAAACATTTATTATCTGATGGGCTTATGTAATCAGGAATGTGGAAGCAGCTTGATTATAGATTTTTGTTTCTTGTGTAATGGTGCTTAAGTGGTCAGCCATGTCTTTGGTCATCTCAAGTCTCAGTGGAAAAGGAATCCACTGTCATATTCTCATATGGTTGTACCATGCCTCATATCATAGCCCCACATATGTTTACATGGATAGTTCCTGAATAATGAGATAGTTAAGACATAAAATGGGATGTAACATCCAAAAATAGAAGCCACAGAACTTGTATAACTCAACCAGAAGTGCTACCATTAGTTATTCTTAGATCTGGTTCAAAAGTTCAATTTCCATTCAGGAGAAGATTGCAAAAGGTTATGACTACTAGGAAGCTGAGATATCTGTTGGCCATATGAGAGATAGCTAACCATCTCATGTTTGTTGTGTCAAGAAAAGAAGATTGTATACTTGTTTGTATAACTATAAAATGGAAAATTAgaacatatataatacataatactTAATGTACAGAACtcataagaacagaaaaaaattggtttttcttttgtaaattttcTGTAGGATCTCTcacctgactttaaaaaaaaacaggttatTTTAGTGGGGCTCTATAGGGAAAATATCTGTTGCATTTTCTGAGGCATACAAAGAAGAGACATGTATTCTTCTTTGCTCAAACTCTTAGTGGTGCTGTTACCTGGCGAGTTTTTCTACCTAGTACTTGAGCTTTCTTCTTAGCTCTATTTTGTTCTTCATTCCAAATAACCCGTCATGAAGCTATAAGGATTCAACTACCAACTATTACCAACATCATATATCTCCTCATCTTAATCCTTGCCACATTCTTTCAATAGTCCATTTTTTTGTAGTCTTAGTAGCCATAAATGGCCCCATCTTCACTATTTCCTACACAGCTCAAATTATATATCTAAAGCATAAATCTAATCACACATTTTTATAAATGAAACTCTTCATTAACTTGTTTTGAAAATAGAATTCAGATACTTTACCTGTCACATCCTACAAAAAATGTGCCATTCTTAACCTCATGCCTCACCTCCTGACAGTTTTATATTCTGATTTTGTTACAATGAtgtttattaacttttattagaCTTTATTAGACCTTTTCTATACCAGTTACATTTTTAACAGTTCCCTTTGTTTGAATAACTTCTAACCTTCCCTTCATGTAAAGATTTCTCTAATCTCTCAAGGTTTATGATTACTCTTTCCAGTTATGAGCTACCACCCTTATCTGTTTTATTTGAGTGAGAGCTAAACTTTGTTTTTACTGACAACAACTAAAACCAGAGCCTCCTCATGCTGACTCAATGTCCTGTAGCTGTGCTACTTTCCTAGAATTGGGAGCTGAACATAtgaatcctttttaaaaataagaacacatCAGAATGCAGACATGTTAATTTTGACAAGATTTTTCTGAAATGTACTTACATAACATACTC
Coding sequences within it:
- the Cd53 gene encoding leukocyte surface antigen CD53 gives rise to the protein MGMSSLKLLKYVLFIFNLLFWVCGCCILGFGIYLLVQNTYGVLFRNLPFLTLGNVLVIVGSIIMVVAFLGCMGSIKENKCLLMSFFVLLLIILLAEVIIAILLFVYEQKLNTHVAEGLNDSIQHYHTDNSTMKAWDFIQSNLHCCGVNGSSDWISGPPSSCPPGADIQGCYNKAKSWFHTNFLYIGIITICVCVIQVLGMSFALTLNCQIDKTSQALGL